One stretch of Podospora bellae-mahoneyi strain CBS 112042 chromosome 2, whole genome shotgun sequence DNA includes these proteins:
- the AFG3 gene encoding AAA ATPase afg3 (MEROPS:MER0002600; COG:O; EggNog:ENOG503NV7Y), protein MLEDIQEFQAQQEEVEEERRKRAEREARRVSFESRKPGEKEEGEKQDGEGKQDGEGKQDGEGKQNGEGKQTGQQRKRGTPPPRPGFQLSDTMSWVVGAILLYPLLSLFMGGDNSREITWQELRRTFLDKGLVKKLIVDHDRVKVELDREAVNSVYPGSTAGKPGFHYYFTIGSIDAFERRLDEAQQELGIPTSDRIPVSYASESNFGNLLIAFGPTLMIMGLLIWSARRAGAGMGGGGSGVFGFGKSKAKEFNHDAAVKVKFADVAGMDEAKTEIMEFVSFLKSPERFQRLGAKIPRGAILSGPPGTGKTLLAKATAGESQVPFYSVSGSEFVEMFVGVGASRVRDLFSTARKNAPCIVFIDEIDAVGKSRSEGGGFRGGGNDERESTLNQILTEMDGFNTSEQVVVLAGTNRPDILDKALMRPGRFDRHIHIDRPTMKGRQEIFKVHLKKILTNEDLTYLTGRLAALTPGFAGADIANAVNEAALIAARANASSVTMTHFEQAIERVIGGLERKSLVLDPEEKRTVAYHEAGHAVCGWYFRWADPLLKVSIIPRGQGALGYAQYLPATDAYLMSTNQLMDRMAMTLGGRVSEELHFPTVTTGASDDFKKVTHMATTMVTQWGMSKKLGPLHFNNDENQLKKPFAESTAQMIDAEVRRIVDEAYKQCKDLLTARKKEVGIVAEELLKKEVLSRDDLVRLLGPREWPEKEEFSKYFDGKGGKGTAAPPFPTESTDTPGGPEPAMKEHEDGEEKR, encoded by the exons ATGCTGGAGGATATTCAGGAGTTTCAGgcgcagcaggaggaggtcgaggaggagaggaggaagagggcggagagggaggcgaggagggtgagtttTGAGAGTAGGAAGcctggggagaaggaggagggggagaagcaggatggggaggggaagcaggatggggaggggaagcaggatggggaggggaagcagaatggggaggggaagcagaCGGGACAGcaaaggaagagggggacgCCACCGCCTAGACCAGGATTCCAGCTGTCGGACACCATGagctgggtggtgggtgcTATTTTGCTGTATCCCCTGCTGTCGCTATTTATGGGTGGGGATAACTCTAGGGAGATCACCTGGCAGGAGCTGCGGAGGACGTTTTTGGACAAGGGCTTGGTCAAGAAGCTGATTGTTGATCACGACCGGGTCAAGGTTGAGCTGGATAGGGAGGCGGTTAACTCTGTTTACCCTGGGTCTACTGCTGGCAAGCCTGGGTTCCATTACTACTTCACCATTGGCTCTATTGATGCCTTTGAGAGGAGACTGGACGAGGCGCAGCAGGAACTGGGGATCCCGACCTCGGACAGGATACCGGTCTCGTATGCCTCTGAGAGCAACTTTGGCAACTTGTTGATTGCTTTTGGGCCGACGTTGATGATCATGGGTCTGTTGATCTGGTCGGCGAGACGGGCTGGTGCTGgtatgggtggtggtggcagcggCGTCTTTGGTTTCGGCAAgagcaaggccaaggagttCAACCATGATGCGGCTGTCAAGGTCAAGTTTGCGGATGTGGCGGGTATGGATGAGGCCAAGACGGAGATTATGGAGTTTGTGAGCTTCTTGAAGTCGCCGGAGCGGTTCCAGAGGCTGGGTGCCAAGATCCCGAGGGGCGCGATCTTGTCTGGTCCGCCCGGTACTGGCAAGACGCTTTTGGCCAAAGCCACGGCTGGCGAATCTCAGGTGCCGTTTTATTCTGTCAGTGGCTCCGAGTTCGTCGAGATGTTTGTCGGTGTGGGTGCCTCGAGGGTTCGGGATCTGTTTTCGACCGCGAGAAAGAACGCTCCCTGCATCGTCTTTATCGATGAGATTGATGCGGTTGGAAAGTCCCGGTCggagggcggcggcttcAGGGGCGGTGGCAACGACGAACGGGAGTCGACGCTGAACCAGATCTTGACCGAGATGGACGGCTTCAACACCTCGGAGCAGGTTGTTGTGTTGGCCGGCACGAACAGACCTGACATTCTCGACAAGGCTCTGATGCGTCCTGGCCGTTTTGACAGACATATCCACATTGATCGGCCGACGATGAAAGGTCGTCAGGAGATTTTCAAGGTGCATCTTAAGAAGATTCTGACGAATGAGGATTTGACCTACTTGACTGGTCGGTTGGCCGCGTTGACTCCTGGGTTTGCCGGAGCTGACATTGCCAATGCGGTCAACGAGGCTGCTCTTATTG CTGCTCGTGCCAACGCTTCCAGTGTTACCATGACCCACTTCGAGCAGGCCATCGAGCGTGTCATTGGTGGTCTCGAGCGCAAGTCTCTCGTCCTCGACCCCGAAGAGAAGAGGACAGTTGCCTATCACGAAGCTGGTCACGCTGTTTGCGGCTGGTACTTCCGGTGGGCTGACCCTCTCCTCAAGGtgtccatcatcccccgtgGCCAGGGCGCCCTCGGCTACGCCCAGTACCTCCCCGCCACCGACGCTTACCTCATGTCGACCAACCAGCTCATGGACCGCATGGCCATGACCCTCGGCGGTCGCGTCTCTGAGGAGCTTCACTTccccaccgtcaccaccggtGCTTCTGACGACTTCAAGAAGGTCACCCACatggccaccaccatggtCACCCAATGGGGCATGTCCAAGAAGCTCGGACCGCTCCACTTCAACAACGACGAGAACCAGCTCAAGAAGCCGTTTGCCGAGTCGACCGCCCAGATGATTGACGCCGAGGTCCGGAGAATCGTGGACGAGGCGTACAAGCAGTGCAAGGACCTGCtgacggcgaggaagaaggaggttgggattgtggccgaggagctgctgaagaaggaggtgcTGAGCAGAGATGACCTGGTCAGGCTGCTGGGACCGAGGGAGTggccggagaaggaggagttttCCAAGTACTTTGACGGAAAGGGGGGCAAGGGGACGGCCGCACCGCCTTTTCCCACCGAGAGCACGGATACACCTGGGGGTCCGGAGCCTGCTATGAAGGAGCATGAGGacggagaggagaagaggtga